A genome region from Arachis duranensis cultivar V14167 chromosome 8, aradu.V14167.gnm2.J7QH, whole genome shotgun sequence includes the following:
- the LOC107462337 gene encoding BURP domain protein RD22 isoform X1: MESSHLLPLSALFCLAILGSHVHASLPAEDYWQTLWPNTPMPKAFKDLLVQPGNWDWMRRESTHVKQQATTSNKLKIPIGAFLFDLHHDGDKESEDFNKTFPLYSHNKHSDHLTSNEPTIPNGAFFFEHDLLPGKKLILGRIKTSDVFTFLPDTIAKAIPFSSSRLPEILNRFNIEAESTEAESMKKTLALCESPTMHGEEKYCATSLESLLDFAVSQLGKNIRLLSTEFERETQDRQYTVAEGVKKNGEKAVVCHKMNYPYAVFYCHKTDTRSYSVPLMATNDGTKVKAIVVCHTDTAHWPSNHVAFKMLNTKRGTTPICHFLPTDNVIWVPQFSGLKDDM; encoded by the exons ATGGAGTCCAGTCATCTGCTACCCCTTTCAGCACTTTTTTGT CTTGCAATTCTGGGAAGCCATGTGCATGCATCACTGCCTGCTGAAGATTACTGGCAAACACTCTGGCCTAACACTCCCATGCCTAAAGCTTTCAAGGACCTTCTCGTGCAGCCTG GAAATTGGGATTGGATGAGAAGGGAAAGCACCCATGTTAAGCAACAAGCAACCACAAGCAATAAACTCAAAATACCAATTGGTGCGTTTTTGTTCGACCTTCATCATGATGGCGACAAAGAGAGTGAAGACTTTAATAAAACATTTCCGTTGTATTCCCACAACAAACATAGTGACCATCTCACAAGTAACGAACCTACGATACCCAATGGCGCATTTTTCTTTGAGCATGATCTTCTTCCCGGCAAAAAACTCATCCTAGGACGTATAAAGACCTCGGATGTGTTCACTTTCTTACCGGACACAATCGCAAAGGCCATTCCATTTTCTAGCAGCAGGCTCCCCGAGATCTTGAACCGCTTTAACATAGAAGCTGAGTCAACCGAAGCCGAATCAATGAAAAAAACACTTGCGCTTTGCGAGAGCCCTACTATGCACGGAGAAGAAAAATATTGTGCAACTTCTTTAGAGTCGCTACTCGATTTCGCGGTTTCACAACTTGGAAAAAACATAAGGCTACTTTCAACTGAATTCGAAAGGGAAACACAAGATCGGCAGTACACTGTGGCGGAAGGAGTGAAGAAAAATGGTGAAAAAGCAGTGGTGTGCCACAAAATGAATTACCCATATGCTGTGTTTTATTGCCACAAAACAGATACAAGGTCTTATAGTGTTCCATTGATGGCAACTAATGATGGAACAAAAGTTAAAGCAATAGTAGTTTGTCACACCGATACTGCTCACTGGCCATCAAATCATGTTGCCTTCAAGATGCTTAATACTAAGCGTGGAACCACTCCCATTTGTCATTTTCTTCCCACTGATAATGTTATTTGGGTACCTCAATTCAGCGGCCTGAAAGATGACATGTAA
- the LOC107462337 gene encoding BURP domain protein RD22 isoform X2, with the protein MRRESTHVKQQATTSNKLKIPIGAFLFDLHHDGDKESEDFNKTFPLYSHNKHSDHLTSNEPTIPNGAFFFEHDLLPGKKLILGRIKTSDVFTFLPDTIAKAIPFSSSRLPEILNRFNIEAESTEAESMKKTLALCESPTMHGEEKYCATSLESLLDFAVSQLGKNIRLLSTEFERETQDRQYTVAEGVKKNGEKAVVCHKMNYPYAVFYCHKTDTRSYSVPLMATNDGTKVKAIVVCHTDTAHWPSNHVAFKMLNTKRGTTPICHFLPTDNVIWVPQFSGLKDDM; encoded by the coding sequence ATGAGAAGGGAAAGCACCCATGTTAAGCAACAAGCAACCACAAGCAATAAACTCAAAATACCAATTGGTGCGTTTTTGTTCGACCTTCATCATGATGGCGACAAAGAGAGTGAAGACTTTAATAAAACATTTCCGTTGTATTCCCACAACAAACATAGTGACCATCTCACAAGTAACGAACCTACGATACCCAATGGCGCATTTTTCTTTGAGCATGATCTTCTTCCCGGCAAAAAACTCATCCTAGGACGTATAAAGACCTCGGATGTGTTCACTTTCTTACCGGACACAATCGCAAAGGCCATTCCATTTTCTAGCAGCAGGCTCCCCGAGATCTTGAACCGCTTTAACATAGAAGCTGAGTCAACCGAAGCCGAATCAATGAAAAAAACACTTGCGCTTTGCGAGAGCCCTACTATGCACGGAGAAGAAAAATATTGTGCAACTTCTTTAGAGTCGCTACTCGATTTCGCGGTTTCACAACTTGGAAAAAACATAAGGCTACTTTCAACTGAATTCGAAAGGGAAACACAAGATCGGCAGTACACTGTGGCGGAAGGAGTGAAGAAAAATGGTGAAAAAGCAGTGGTGTGCCACAAAATGAATTACCCATATGCTGTGTTTTATTGCCACAAAACAGATACAAGGTCTTATAGTGTTCCATTGATGGCAACTAATGATGGAACAAAAGTTAAAGCAATAGTAGTTTGTCACACCGATACTGCTCACTGGCCATCAAATCATGTTGCCTTCAAGATGCTTAATACTAAGCGTGGAACCACTCCCATTTGTCATTTTCTTCCCACTGATAATGTTATTTGGGTACCTCAATTCAGCGGCCTGAAAGATGACATGTAA